TACCGTTGAGGGGAGACCAAGCCCCGTTGTTAATCTGCCTATAGACCTCATAGCGAGAGACAATACCTGAAGGTACTGGCCAGGATAAGGTAAAAGAACCGTTCGAACTATTTGTGGGGGCTGTTAGATTGCCTAGCTTAGGGGGCGCTTGTAATTTTACCGTTACTGTAACACTGCCCAATGCTGTACCACTACCCGGAACCCATTCACCTATTATTGGATTCCAAATATCCCCTGAAAAAGCGACAACTTGATACCTATAGTCCCCATTTTCAGTGTGGGTAAAAGATCTAGAAGTACCATTTACATTATAGGTGCCAATAGACTTTGACCCTTTATGGACGCTTACTCCATAGTACTCGGCAGATGAATTTGTACTCCAACGAATCGTATGCTTTCCATTTGAATTCGTGGTGCTTGCCCAAACCCCAGCAGTAGCAAATTCAGCAAAAAGTATTAAAAACAAACAACTAAAGAAAGAAATCCGTTTCATCATAGCCAGACTACACGTAGAAAAAAGCTTCACACCAAAAGGGACCATCGGAGCCAATGAAGGCAAAAATAAAACAGTACATCCCTGTAAATTAGGCGCACCTTTTATCACAAGAAGAAAAGTACAATCAACAACATTCTAAATATTCTTTCGCATGGTAAAGGTGGGAAATTAATTTTTAAAATCTAACCACAACAATCTGGTCGTTAAAAACACAACAACCTTTACATAGGTACCAACTAATAATTATTTTCTGAGGTCTTAGAAGGTTATAAATTCATCCACTTCAAAATCGGACACCTAAAGCCAAATACAATCTCGGTAATATCTGGCTTCTGCCTAGCAAGAATTTATGAAAAGGTGGAATTAAGCATTTTTATAAGACTGCACACTTAAATTAACAGGGTGGTAAGCAGCCTTCCCCAATTAACTCTAAAGAGATATCTATAACCTTCAAACTGCCCAAGTAGACTTTAATCTATGAGCTAGATGTCATTTAAATTACAAGACAATAGACATGTTAAATAGTCATAATTTTAATAAAAATTAGGAACTAATGCTCTGTTACATACCGATTACTTTCTGAGCCGCTCTTTCTATCCATGACCCCAACGCACTTTGTTCACTCTTTATTTTATTGTCCGGATGACCCAAGTATTCTCGTACAGAAGTGTTTTCAGCAATATAACTTCGCTTCCAGCTCATCGCATTTAGACCTTCACCCTTATACGATGTCATCAATTCATCCAGGATATTCAAATAAGTTGATTTTGTATCTCCGGCCTGAAAAAACAAAGTTGAAAGACTTTCAGATTCTTCTGTACCATCTTTTTTGGTTTTATTCGTTAGCTCAATTTCCAGTACTTGAATAGAAGTTTTTAGATCTCTTACAATCACTGCATGACAGTAACGATGAGGGAGATTATTGACTAACTAAATGAGTTAGCGCAGTCCGACGATGCACCCTGCCTCTGCTAGGGACATCCCGCACGGTTCAAAAGGGTTTGTAATCTTTACCAAAGCCTTGGCCACGCGGTTAGCAAGCTTGACCAGCTTACTGGGGCGATACCCTTTCCCACAGGCATGCGGATATTGCGCCACAGGGTATTGCGGATCTTGCGGCCTTAGCCCTGCCAATCCACTTACATCCCGTGCAGGTCCATAAACACCTCATCAATGCTGTAGACTTCCACATTCGGGCCGAACTCGCGCAGGGTGGTCTTCACCCGCTGGAAGGTACCGCCATACAGTGGATAATTGCTGGAGAAAATCACCACCCGGTGGGCATGCAGGTCCGGCCGGAATATCTGCACACTGCTGGCATAGCAGCTATCCTACAGGCCCCAAGCCCGGAGCCTTCAGCGACCGCTTCAAGGTGTACAGATTTCTGGTTTACATTCTCGCAGGTTAAGGGGTACAAATGAGGCGAATCAATTTATACCCAATAACGGTGCGCCCCATAACAACCAACAGGGCGACTGATTACCAGGCTCGAGTTTTCGATAGTACGGAAATAGCAGCCAGATTTATTTGCGGTGAAGACTGAGGAGTAACCACTCAGAAGCTGCTGCATCGTATGACTATTTTTAATAATGACTCAGGAGAAACCATGGACGAGCTCGAACTTGGAACAAAGATCATTCGCACTGCCGTTGTCACGATAACCTTTTTCCTAATTAGCGCTTTTATAGTCTGGCGTGTAACAAAGCCACTAAAAAGCTTAGAAGACAGGATTCCTGAGAAAAAAGCCCTTTATGATGAAAAGATGAAGGCATACGAAAATGCCGTGCTTTTGATAAGTGGCCTGGAGTCGAAACTAAACCTTCTTCTTACTGAATTCGAAAAAATAGGAAAAGACAATAGTCCAGACTGCAAAGCTACAAAATCCAAAAAAGCCGTCATCTCGCACCTCAATAAAGCTGATAAAAGGCTGGGAAAACTGGCGCCGCACTTCGAGCCAGAAGTACAAACGCTGATTGAAGATCTGAGGAAATCAACTGAGCTTGCCTCGCAGTCGGCTGGAATTTTTGCTCAGGACCAAGAAAATTTTAAGCTGCTACAAAAGCAGTTGAACGCCCTCACAAAAAGCATCTTTAAAGATGGACATAACCACTTTTCCACTCTGTCGACTAGCGCAACTAACTAAACACCATGTAGAGTTAAAAGCCCGATTTTCGGTTTTGCCAAAACTCCAGTATGCGGCGCCTGCTGGACTTCATTAGGATTTCAATAGAGCGCATCCGCATATTGCTATCAATTTCCAACCTCACCACCTTGGACGGCGGGCCGAAGCGGCGCCAGTCTGTCCTCCTGGGCGCATTGACACACTTGGGAATGCTTGGTGCCCCCCCCCCTCAAGGCGAGAACTTTAGGCACTGCAAGAGTACCAGCAAAAGGAACAGGATGATCTCGCAGTAGGTCATCCCGGCAATGAGTACCAGTGAAATGCTCTCTAGGTTATTCACGCCCTCTCAACACAGAGTTTGCGAACTATTAAATCGGGCTTACATTCGATCCAGATCAAATTATTGCTTGGCATTGTCTGCCTCCTCAATACATGCACGAAACCGAACAGTTGTTGATCAATGATTGTATATCTCCCAATTCATTTTCTCGATTAACTGCATTACACCGAGGGAAACTTATCTTAATAGATAATTTGTTGAATTAAAGGGCTAGTAAGTAGTCAATATATAAATGTTGAAACCTCTAAAAAAAAAGAAAATTGAAGTACACACCGAAACCAATGTACTTCAAGAAAGCGACTTCATTCTTAATGAAATCACGAAAGTCGATGGCGCAGGCATTGTGACCACTACTTATGAAATCAGAACACCCGTAGGCGTCACCTTCACTCACAGAAGCAAAGCTGCTGCGCTTACAAAACTTGAAAGCCTTCTGCAAGAGCAACGTTTTTCAAACTCAGGTATGAGCATGTAATTAAAAAATAGGCCCTACTTATCGGGCCTAATTTCTTTGCGCCACATCAGCCCATACTTACTAGCCACTATCCCAAACTGCCGCTTGTAGATGGTTCTGGTAAGGGGACCGTTCATCGGGGCCATTATCGCCCTTGCTCTGGTTATGACCCTCTTCCACCAGCCACAGGTGGCCGGGTCTTTGCCGAAGACGCGGCGCTGCTCGCAGGCCCAATTGGCACCGCCATACTTATGGACTCAAGCGAGCAGGACTATATGCTCAACATCCAGATCCGAAGCCTTTTGGAAAACTGGCCGCTATAGGGGGCCACTCATAAGCGCGGCATATCGGTACAGGCCTTTTCATTTCTGAGGTTCACCGGAGTCAAGTAGAGATGAATCAGCAGCTCTTGGCGAGTATTCTGACAGCCACCATCGGCATCGGACCACTGGGGAAGCCACTGCTTGTGATCATAAGCCTCGAGCTCGGTTTAGTAGAAGCCGTTTAAAGTAGCTGTTACGGCAAGTAAGGGAAATATATAACCGTGCTTTAACATCGAAAGGCAGTCAGCTTATTTTGATAGCTGAGCCATATATGATTAGAACATGAAAGCTTAGTCAGCACTTTTTGTGAAATGCAGACTGTCTTTCACCCGAATCCCGGTGCTTGGGTCAGCGACATACCAAGTTAGCTCGTAATCTCCAGCCTCAAACCACCCTGGTATCGTTAGATAATTTCGAGTGTAGTCCTTTGCCTCAGAATAATTCAACACGACATCACGTGATTTATGAATGGGGTAATTATCCCCATTGGGAAGAGTGAGCACGCTCCATTGCTCAAGAGTAACCAATGATTGTGAAGAATCTAAATTGCGAATACTTGCATCATAATTGACTCTTCCTCCATAGGAAGGAACTGAAAATTCGACAGGTTCGTCAAGCACAATCGCTAACTGAGTATCAGAGACATCCCCCTCTACAACCAGCTCAAAGTCCCAGAAATCTATATAACCACCAGACACAATGAATGTAAATTTACCTTCTCCATCGAAAAAATTTTTTGCTAAGAGACTGTTTTCTTCCCCACAGATATTGATGCTTTCTTGCAGCTGTGGTACAGGATTAGGGTTTTCCGGTGTTGAAAGCTCTATGCTCCTAAACAACATCAACGCTTGCGATTCAAAATAAGGAAAAGTGAAAGGTCCTGCAGGTTCACTTTTTGTTTCATAAGATACTCCGCCCGCAGTTCCATTTTTAACTTTCGTATTGATACAAACTTTCTTAATGGTATCGAATTGATAGCCAATATCTAAATTCACCTCATGTTTAATTCCATCTTCCATCCTAAAGGGAAATGGCTCACCTAGATCTATTTTTGTACTGATTGTATCCGCATGAACCAGTGCCGATGCACAGATAAAGGTGATACCACCGATAGAATTTTTCAACACAGCCCTGTGCAGAGCGGATTCTGTAGCCAGTTTTTTCAAAATTACAACCTATTACATATACTATGAAACAAATAAAACTTCGGACAGTTTTTTAATGCCCAACCCTAATAAGGCCTGCAGCTTGATAATCGGCATTAATCGCACTCTTGGACGTCTCCAAATTGTGAAAAAATACCTTTACAGAGCTACAACCCTAAAACAGCTAGGCCAAAACTATCCGAAGTATTTTATTTCATTCTTTCCCCATGCCCCAAAATTTTCACCTTATATACGTACCAACTAAGCCAACAGTTAAAAGCAGAGCGATCAACTAACCTGGTTACCCCAGTAAATATTATTTAACGCGGATAACATCTGCCCCAGCACCCCAACCAAATCGCTGCTTGCACTCCCAATGATCTTCGGCAGAGCCGCCCTAGCGGTAAGCGATATGCCAGCCGCTGTTGCCTTTCATATACAGCGGATTGTCCGCTTTATTCGGGGCCACTTTTGCCAGGCAAAATTGTCTGTAGCCTGACATTTCCACATAGCGGGCAAGCTGGCCGACTTTGCCGGCCCAGGCGCCGCTGCCTGAAGCCACTAGGTAGCGCTCGCTATTACTGGCAATGCCCGGCGGATCGTTTTGTATGGCCAGCTCTTCTAGCTGCAGTTGTGCGTCGATAGTGTCCCGGGCTTGACGGCGGGCGCTAGGGTGTCCTCTTGTGCGAAGGGTTTGCCGTTATTGGGTATGCCGCTAAAGATGTTTGATTCCTGCTAACACGCAGATTTGTGCCTCCGGGCCTGGGCTGGTGATGCTGTTTAGCTAGCCGACTGCGATAGTGGCTATGCCTAGGATGGTGAGCGTGGCTGGGTTGATGTCTGCGCTCTGGTCATTCACCGATAACCGCTAAAAAACTAGCTTTGATCGTAGACAGCGCGGCCACCCAAGCGCCCTACTCCGAGCAATTGAAATACTAGCTGGCCAACGTCACCGACCCGGACCTGATTTTTGATTTTCTCGACAGCTGTGGGCATCTTTACCAGGCCAGAAGTAGAGCAGTTCTACGCAGCCTTTTTTATCAAGAGTAAGAGCAACGCGGCGATTGACAATATCTGTAAGCCGGCGGTTGAGCGCTGGCAGGCCCACTGCAAATCTGCCCTAGCCGCCAATAAACAGGCCAAAGAAATGTTTGAGCGCAGCAAGCGAGGGGGTAATGCGGTACTCATCGCCAATATGGAAAATAGCTTTAAGGCGTGCAAGCAAGAATCAGATAATGCAGCTTTTATCCGATCCAGAAAAGATCAAGCAGTTTTCCCGGCTGGTGTTTGATTTATTAAATAGGCCTGAATGACTTACACGGAAAACGGGTTAATGCCGGTTACACATATATAGAGGATATTACCATAGCATGGCTCTCGGGTCTTGAACTTTCCGCTTCCGCCCGCTTTAGCAACCCAGGCCATGCCAATCTATAGGTAGGGGATGATCCCCTACCAGCAAAACACATAAACGCCCTCGATTTTTTATGCATCTTGCCAGCTTGTAATTTTTTCAAGAAGAAGTACCTCAGTAGATAATTAGTGTTTTCGTTCTGCCCATTGAGTACTTCAATCTAATGTCGTTCTTTCAGGGCGACTGGTGGCATCAGCTCCAGTAAGATTCCCAGCTTACCCATGTTGAAAATAACTAGCCTGGAACCAACGGGCCCCACATTACTATTGCCAAGGGCAGTATTTGTTATAACAACCCAGGCATAAAATTGTGAGCCTAAATGAGACATGAATACAATATAATTTTCAATCACTCTCTTACAATAGAGCAGCGCAACGTGTATAGGGTTTTTACCAGCAGCTATCCTGGCACACTAATCCTGCATTTAAATAGATTTTGACAACAAATGGTTAATAGTGACTACTAGGGACCAAAAGATATTTTCAAGCGCCAACAAAGAGCAGCCTGACTCTTTTAAGCAGCCACAATACAGGAAAAAACTCAAGGCTTTATTTTAACTGCACAAGCACAATCAAGAACAGCTTGAAGAACCGTCCACCTTAGAGCTCTGACATCAAAAAAAGAATTTCCCCTGAAAAGGCAGAATAACGCTTAAGGTCGATCACGGGTATTTTGCACTGCACATAATATTGATAAGTTATTAAGTTGTGACAACATCCACTTAGCCCCACACAAAATTCAGATGCTGCCAAATCAACCAGAGGTTAACAAATCAATCTCGATTAATTGCCTAGAGCCAGATAAAGTTCTAAGCCGGAGATAATTAAACTTAGTCAACTCAAGACCAGAGCATCCTCTTAAAACTTGTTATGCAATCACATAAACCTTGGAGAATCATAAGAAAATGAACTTAGATAAATATATTCTTCTAACACTCTGCTTTATGTCTAGCGCTTTATGCTCCGCAGACACAATTAAAGTAGAAAATATATCTTACTCTGCCTCCATAATTAAAGTTGGTGCCGGCCAACCTGCAATTGCAGTAACTGACCTTAATTCAGACGGAAATCAAGATGTAATTATTGCAAACAATTCGGACAACAACATAGTAACCTATCTTTCCAATGGCAATGGGACTTTGACACTAGCGGGAGATTTCCCCGCCGGTGACAGCCCTTCAGGTCTATCGACCTCTGACATCAATGGCGATGGGAACGTTGATGTTGTTATAGCCAACCACGAAACCTCATACGTCACCATGCTATTAGGAAATGGCAAAGGAGGTTTTAACCCCGCACCGAATTCACCATTAAACGTGTACGTAACACCTCACCCACATGCCGTCCGATTAAATGACCTTGATGGTGATAACAAAGTTGATCTGATTGTAGACAACCGTAATCACGAAGGTTTACTCGTTCTCAAAGAACACGGGAATGGTGATTTTAAACTGCCAGGGAAGACTATCAAAGTGGGAGGAGACCCCTACCGGGGGTTTGCCATCAAAGACTTAAATAAAGACGGACACTCCGATTTGGTGACTCCAAATCAGAATGACATAGGCATATTAATAAATAAATCCGGCAAGGGTTCTTTCAGCTTAAGTAGTCTTGCGCAATCCGAAGTGCCATTTAGCGTTGAGGCGGCAGACATGAACGGAGACGGAAACATGGATTTACTTGTAGCGAACAATCGCAATATCATTACTATAATCCCAGGAGATGGTAGCGGTAGTTTTCTTAAAAAGAAACAAATCGAAATCCAGGCATCTAATGGCGCCAAACAGATTGCAACGGGAGATCTCAATGGCGATGATGTTGACGACGCTTTAGTCAGCAGTTGGTCAGGTGAAGTGCTTATTTTGATTGGAGGCCCGACGATCAAGTCAATCAAATTTAAGAATTTTAACATTCCCAACCCATGGGGGGGCACACTTTTAGATTTAAACAAAGACGGTAAAAGTGACTTTATTGTTGCGGATGGCAACAGCAATTTAGCAGCTGTGTATATAAGCCGGATAGAGTAACAGATACCCTATTGGATGTAATCTAAAGTTACTCCTGCAGCGTACCGGAATTAATTACCAGAGCAACATACCCACATAAATACAACCAACCTCTCAACCACAAAAAACCGCAGAAGGTTATCACCGTGAAAATAAAATCTCTTTTTGTTTTAGCTGCAACGACAACTATAGCCGTCAACGCTTCTACGCAAGAAAGTAATGACGCGGTATCCGATGAGACCATCGCAAATCAACGAGCGAATTTAGAGAAAAGCACCACAGGGAAAAGCTTTGGCCCACAATCTCCACGAGATATTGAATCAATTTCCGGAAACCATACGATTTTCTTCGCTGCCGCACCAGCTCATACAGTTATGAATTTGTGCAACATCCATTTTCATAAAAATGCTGAGCATAAAGGTGGAGAATTTACCCAGTATGCGGGCAATGGTGATGGACGTGGCTTTCTGTCAGGCTATAAATATTCCGGCACTCTTACCGCGGCCGAGTTAGCCCCACTTAATCAAGAAGTGTGCCCAAGCGATCATGGGAGTCTTTATCCGGGAGATACCATTGAAGTCCATTACGTCCACTCATCCGCCAAAATCAAGCCGGGCCCAACCTTGGGTTCCTGCTTTAATGAAGAGATTAAGAATCCACAATTGCGTGTAGAAACGCAAGTTTATGTCTTGGTGAATGATTCCACTGCTTTAGACTTTGTAAAGCTAACTGCCCATGATGAAAAAAGTGGTTTTCAACAAGCCTTGGGCATTCCCAGCAATACTGGAAAGCCAATTCAGTATTCAGGTTCCACCACCGGTCCAGATTACAATGAACAAGGCTCCCCTTATCAAGTCACCTGGAGTGTCCGCCCCAACGTTGCCAAGGTCAACATTACTTCTGTGGGCAACTGGTGCAAGGACAATATCTTTAATGAAGATCATGCTCACGGTGTAAGGAATCTGATCCAGAACCCCAAGCTTCTCTCCGAGATTAAACACTAAACACCCATGGCAAGAATAAAACTACCAGCGTGATCCTATCCAACAACAACGGACACGCCACTAAGCGGCTAACGACCCCTCAAACAGCTCAAGGCTACTAATGTATGGATGCCAACTAATGCCATAGCTAAACCACCCTGCTTCTTGGTTAACCGGAGTAGGAGCTGACCACTACTCTCCTTTGCATGATGGTCAATATTTAACCTCAAGTACTCTTTTTCATAAAAGTACTTGACGCTCCATGGAGAAGTCTATATTGTGCGCACCCTCAACGACGCGCTCGTAGCTCAGCTGGATAGAGTACCTGGCTACGAACCAGGCGGTCGGAGGTTCGAATCCTCCCGAGCGCGCCATTTCAAAAGGGCTTGCATCTCCGGATGCAAGCCCTTTTTTTATTTCTTCAGTAGATAGATTCACAAGTAGCGATTGCAGGCATACGACCATACACTTCTCATTAGCCTAAGGTAATCTCGGCTTCGGCCCGGCAGCATTCACTAACTCTTTAAGTAAGAGTGGCCTGCAGTCTTATGCTTAAGCGTGCGATTTTAGCCCTACTCTGTATCCTTGTAATTTATATTGTTGCCGCTTACGTCTACAACAAGCACTTTACTCAGTCTGCCACCTTCAAAAGCTCCCCCTCCGAGCCCGAACGATCTGAAAGCCTGGATTACCTCAAAGAAAAAGACACCATCAAAATCTTGATTGTAGATGGCGGCGGTGTCCGTGGGCTCATCCCCTTATATGTGCTCAACTATATCGAGAACAAACTAAACAAACCTATTAGCGAAGTTTTTGATGTTTATAGTGGTGTATCCAGCGGTGCTATTGTAGCCAGCGGCATCAACATCCCTGAAAAATTTATTCCCAAAAACTACACCGGGCATGATTCAGCCACAGAGTACTTAATACAACTCTATAAAGAAGAAAGTGACTATTTGTTTTCCTCACCCTGGTATCACGATCTATTGACAGGCTGGGGGCTTTTTTCCCCCTCCTTCATGGGAGAACGGCTCCACCGTGTACTGGAAAACCACTATACAAAGTCGCTTTCTTTTACAGACTTAAATAACTTTGTCCTTATTCCTGCACTGGACATTCACAGTGGTGAAATACACCTTTTCAAAAATCGTGGGGATGCAATCAAACAATTACCTACCGACAGCTTATACCAACTTATCACGGCAGCAGTCAGTGCCGAGACCGCCTTTCCCCCGGTAGTCTTCAAAACACCAGAGCAAACCAGAGTGCACCGTTACTTTGCCGATGCAGGTCTAGCCATGAATAACCCCACCAGTCTGGTGCTACTTGATATCCTTAAAGAGTTCCCAAATAAAAACTACTACGTTCTAATATTGGGGGCAGGTTCACCACCATTGGCCAGTAGCGAGGTAGATTATAGTGAGCTAAAAAACTGGGGGCGCATTCGCTGGATACGAGATGCTTTTTCTAATATCCAGAGATATATGGACCTTCAACAATTATACGCTCTTGATCTCGCCCAACATTTCTCCGATAGCGACCGCCTAGAATACGATTATCTCAATATCGAAATTGCTGATCCATTCGTCGATATCTTTGACTACGACTCCCTACACCATTTAAAAATTTATGCCGACCGCTTGATTGAAGAAAATCAACAGGACATACAAAGAATTATCGAGCGGCTCAGCCAGCCAGATGGAACATCTTCTCAATAGAAGCTCATTATAAGTTCGAATATTTGAGCATCTATATTTTCGCTGATTACTAAATATTTTCCCCTGCCCTTAACTTTCGATAGTTCACCTGCAGTTTTTATGCCCTGAAGATCACCTAGTTACTCAGAAAAACTGTACAGAATACGATTATCTCGATGATGATATTACCTGTCCTTTTGTTGACCTCCTCGACCATCAACGCCATTGCCCCTTGAAATGTCTCACTGTTAGACTTATCGGGCAGATAAAGATAATCCTAGGTTGTATTGTTAAGTTTTTAGACAAGGCACCCCGACAAATCCAACTCTCCCGGCTCCACAAGATCAATACTATTTGATTGACTATTTAATTTCACTTTACCATGCAGGAGCAGTTTCCCAGGCAATTCCTACTAGATATGAAACGTATCCAGGGCGTCAATCTGCTGCACTTTATGATCTGGGTATGCCTGGTACCTCCCATACCACTTTTTGTTTTCTCCTATTTCCTGGAGAGCCAAGAGCCGTTAACTCTAATCATTAGTGCCAATCAGAAAACCTGGCTATCCCTTGCCTTTGCCAGCTACATCTCCACCCTAATTGCTTTCGCATTTTCGGGCAGGCTCCTTAGATCACATCCCGCTGCAGCGGTTACCCCTTTTGCTCTATTGATTCCAGTAGTAGGTATTATCACTTCTTGTATTATCCTGGACGAAAAGTTACAGACCATAGAAATTATAGGCTTTGCGTTGATTATGGCTGGGCTTATATGCAACTCCTTATATGGTAGATTATTAGGGCTAAAAAAGCCCCTGGGTAAACCGTTCAGGCTCCCAAAGATTGAGTAGACATAATCTCGATGCTCTCAAAGAGAGCACCCTCAGAGAAAGATTAAACAATTTCATATTTAAAGGTGTAGGGCGCAAGCTGTTCCGTAAGGGCGCCCTCCAAGCTAGAGTTCCCTCCTGTGGTAACCCTAGCAATAGTGCCAAGTACCTTATCCTGCTCCACCTTTACCTGGTTGCTGGCAGTGGCCATGTCTGTTCCCCTCACCAACTGATCAATAATCCCCTGAATACACAAACGAATCTCTTCCATTTCCAAAGCGGGCTTGAAAATCTTGCCAACCGCTGTAGCAGGGAGTTCGGCACGGAGCACAATTCTTCTGGGAATGGCCGCTCGCTCAGTAATATTTTCTTTGGCATAGGTAGTAATTGCTTCAAGCAGGGCTTTGGCCAAATCATCCATTACAACCTCATGCCCTTTGACTATCAGGGGACTAATCGCTTCCTCTGATAACTTGACGTAGGCGACAGGAACCTCTCCCGCGTGGGCATCTGGTGTACCTACCGCTGCAGCCATAGCAACGGAAGGATGCTGGCAAAGCACCTCTTCTATCAATTTGGGCTCAATATTATGCCCTCCACGTACTATCAACTCTTTTTTTCGGCCTGTGAGCCAAAAATAGCCATCTTCATCCTGCCTGCCCAAATCCCCGGTGTTAAACCAGCGCTGTCCTTGAGCATCTTCTACCCATATCCCCTGATTATGCTCAGGATTAAGGTAACCATTAAATACATTATTCCCATGAATCAGCAGATTACCGATTTCATTGGCCTGGCTATACCGAATGAAGTTGCCTTGCTCATCCAGCTGGGCACTTCTCATCTCTTGCAGCGGTAAACGCAGCCCGATAGAACCCACCTTCTTCACGCCATGTGGTGGGGTGAGACTGCTAGCGCAAGTACCTTCCGTTAAACCATATCCCTCTACGATTTGCACACCGGTTATACGCTCAAAAGCATTAAAAACCTCAACCGGCATAGGCGCCGCGCCGCACAAAGCCATTTGTAGGGAGGAGATATCGCACTGATTTACTGGCTGCTGCAGCAAAGTGGAATAAACTGTGGGCACAGCGCTGAAGCTGTTCACGCGGTAGAACTCAATAATTTTCCAAAAATTACTGAAGACATCCTCACCTCGGTAACCTTGAGGGGTCATTAATACCACTTCGCAACCATTAATAAAGGCTGCTAGCCCCGTCACAATTGCCGCATTCACATGAAAAAGTGGCAGGCCACACAAGATAACTTTTCCTGGCCCCATAATGTCGCCAGCTACCAGACCTATACTTTTTGCATTGGCCAGTTCATTCCCGTGTGTATGGGTAGCAATTTTTGGTAGGCCTGTTGTGCCCCCGGTACAAAATAGAGAGGCGGTATCATCACTGTGGATACTGCGTTTGAAATTCAAGTGGCTAGATGGTTGCTGCTTAAGTGCCGACTGGTAGGCTATCCGCTTTTTACCTTGCAGCGGGGGTAGCCGTCTGCGGTATTGATACTGTATCGCACTAGCCGCAATGCCTTTAAACCCCCCTGCATGATAAGCTGGGTCCACATGGAAGATATTTTTAACCTCAGGCAAATTTGGCAAGATACTTTCAATTTTTTCACAGATATCGGTACCAGGGAAAGGGCTCAAGGTAACGATAGCCTTCGCTTGGCTATGCCGAATCAGCTCTTCTATCTGCCTGGCCTCCAGTAGTGGATTAATGGCCAATACTTTAGCGGCCGCCTCTGCCCCCCAGAGTACATAGTGCGTTTCTGGTAAATTTGGCAGTGCAAACGCAACCGTGTCATGTTCTTGAATGCCAACACTATTCAATAAATTAGCAGTTTGAATAATACGTTCAGCCAGTGTTTGATAGCTGATCTTTACTGGTTTTCTATGATCTTTGCCTGAGAG
The DNA window shown above is from Microbulbifer variabilis and carries:
- a CDS encoding FG-GAP repeat domain-containing protein; translation: MNLDKYILLTLCFMSSALCSADTIKVENISYSASIIKVGAGQPAIAVTDLNSDGNQDVIIANNSDNNIVTYLSNGNGTLTLAGDFPAGDSPSGLSTSDINGDGNVDVVIANHETSYVTMLLGNGKGGFNPAPNSPLNVYVTPHPHAVRLNDLDGDNKVDLIVDNRNHEGLLVLKEHGNGDFKLPGKTIKVGGDPYRGFAIKDLNKDGHSDLVTPNQNDIGILINKSGKGSFSLSSLAQSEVPFSVEAADMNGDGNMDLLVANNRNIITIIPGDGSGSFLKKKQIEIQASNGAKQIATGDLNGDDVDDALVSSWSGEVLILIGGPTIKSIKFKNFNIPNPWGGTLLDLNKDGKSDFIVADGNSNLAAVYISRIE
- a CDS encoding delta-class carbonic anhydrase, yielding MKIKSLFVLAATTTIAVNASTQESNDAVSDETIANQRANLEKSTTGKSFGPQSPRDIESISGNHTIFFAAAPAHTVMNLCNIHFHKNAEHKGGEFTQYAGNGDGRGFLSGYKYSGTLTAAELAPLNQEVCPSDHGSLYPGDTIEVHYVHSSAKIKPGPTLGSCFNEEIKNPQLRVETQVYVLVNDSTALDFVKLTAHDEKSGFQQALGIPSNTGKPIQYSGSTTGPDYNEQGSPYQVTWSVRPNVAKVNITSVGNWCKDNIFNEDHAHGVRNLIQNPKLLSEIKH
- a CDS encoding patatin-like phospholipase family protein; the encoded protein is MLKRAILALLCILVIYIVAAYVYNKHFTQSATFKSSPSEPERSESLDYLKEKDTIKILIVDGGGVRGLIPLYVLNYIENKLNKPISEVFDVYSGVSSGAIVASGINIPEKFIPKNYTGHDSATEYLIQLYKEESDYLFSSPWYHDLLTGWGLFSPSFMGERLHRVLENHYTKSLSFTDLNNFVLIPALDIHSGEIHLFKNRGDAIKQLPTDSLYQLITAAVSAETAFPPVVFKTPEQTRVHRYFADAGLAMNNPTSLVLLDILKEFPNKNYYVLILGAGSPPLASSEVDYSELKNWGRIRWIRDAFSNIQRYMDLQQLYALDLAQHFSDSDRLEYDYLNIEIADPFVDIFDYDSLHHLKIYADRLIEENQQDIQRIIERLSQPDGTSSQ
- a CDS encoding EamA family transporter, whose amino-acid sequence is MKRIQGVNLLHFMIWVCLVPPIPLFVFSYFLESQEPLTLIISANQKTWLSLAFASYISTLIAFAFSGRLLRSHPAAAVTPFALLIPVVGIITSCIILDEKLQTIEIIGFALIMAGLICNSLYGRLLGLKKPLGKPFRLPKIE
- a CDS encoding acyl-CoA synthetase, with the protein product MSTSTLKDIEALENYLLTGKQPEGEDFSNLKALTEKFSGNTFEAIMAACKCYSQQTAISFFLSGKDHRKPVKISYQTLAERIIQTANLLNSVGIQEHDTVAFALPNLPETHYVLWGAEAAAKVLAINPLLEARQIEELIRHSQAKAIVTLSPFPGTDICEKIESILPNLPEVKNIFHVDPAYHAGGFKGIAASAIQYQYRRRLPPLQGKKRIAYQSALKQQPSSHLNFKRSIHSDDTASLFCTGGTTGLPKIATHTHGNELANAKSIGLVAGDIMGPGKVILCGLPLFHVNAAIVTGLAAFINGCEVVLMTPQGYRGEDVFSNFWKIIEFYRVNSFSAVPTVYSTLLQQPVNQCDISSLQMALCGAAPMPVEVFNAFERITGVQIVEGYGLTEGTCASSLTPPHGVKKVGSIGLRLPLQEMRSAQLDEQGNFIRYSQANEIGNLLIHGNNVFNGYLNPEHNQGIWVEDAQGQRWFNTGDLGRQDEDGYFWLTGRKKELIVRGGHNIEPKLIEEVLCQHPSVAMAAAVGTPDAHAGEVPVAYVKLSEEAISPLIVKGHEVVMDDLAKALLEAITTYAKENITERAAIPRRIVLRAELPATAVGKIFKPALEMEEIRLCIQGIIDQLVRGTDMATASNQVKVEQDKVLGTIARVTTGGNSSLEGALTEQLAPYTFKYEIV